The DNA window ataagtgttacagtaacacACGTGCGCTAATgtcggattaattaggctcaaaagattcgttttgttgtttctaggcgtgaaattcattttttcattcctgtcaaaaaaaaaccctttcaacattcggtcaaacgtctaatgtgacacccaaaaatttttttcagagaAGGGGGTTGTCCGGTTGTGTGAAACTGCGGTTAGTGTTATGATACCACCGTCACCGTGTTCTTTCCTGGAGGTTTTTACCTGTGTGCCATTAAAAAAGATGGTGCCAGCTTCTGTGCCACTAAAAAGTTcggtactccctccataccATCGTCGAACTTTATCCCACACCATTCCTACCGTTTTTGGTGCTAACGGTGGGTAACGCAGGTAAAAATGACGTAGTTGCCCTTAGGGCCGAGATGCAATTTAACAAGTTGGTTTCCCTCTATACCATTCGGAGGGAGTACACATGCTTGTGTTTTTGGCGCCAAAGGCAGGGGTGTTTGGCGCCAAAAGGCCTTAGCCCTtctcctatatatatttattccaCCCTCCTCTTCACCAAAGGTTCCACCTTTCCTCACCTCAGCTACTCCGACGGCTTGGTCTCTTCTCCCCGGTGATCGATTCGATCAGATGGACAACACGAGCTGCCTGGTGGACGACGCGAGCAGCGACGCGTCCACGGGCAAGAAGGCACCGGCAACCATAGCGACGACGAAGGCGCTGCAGTGCTTAGGCAGCAGCGCTAGCGCAGCGATGGATGCGACCGATCCCGGTGTGGAGGCGGACTCTGGCGGCGAGTGGCGCGTTGACGGGGCGGGAAGCTGCCGTCGTCCAAGGACAAGGGCGTGGTGCCACAACGGAACCGGGTGGTGGGGCATGCAGATATATGAGTGGCACCAGCGCGTGTGGCTCGGCACGTTcatcggcgaggaggaggtggcgcacgCTTACGACGTTGCGGCGCAGCGGTTCCGTGACCATGACGCCGTCAGCAATTTTCGGCCACTCGATGAGTTTGACCCGAAGGCCGCCGTCGAGCTCCGATTCCTCGCCTCGCGGTCGAAGACCAAGGTCTTGACATGTCCCGCAAGCACACCTACCTCAAGGAGCTCGCAAAGAACAAGCGCGACTTCGCCGCCATCGCCCCGCTGCCGCCGAACAACCCCCGTTGTCGTCGCCTACGACGACCtctgccgccgcggcgtgcgAGCACCTGTTCGACAAGACAATGATGCCCAGCGACGTGGGGAAGTTGAACCGACTGGTGATCCCGAAGCAGCACGTCGAGAAGTAATTCCTACTATACGAGCGATTGAGCGAGCAAGATAGACATTTTTTTGCCCGAGCCCACATGTCAGAGCTGTCAAATGGTGAAATCCTACCGGAACACGGATAGAATGGTATTAAGCGCGCGATAAAGTTTGACGATAGCATAGAGAAGGGACCGAACTTTTTAATGCTACATAGGctggtactttttttttttcctttctctcttttttttttttttaagaagccTCTCTTTCCTGCCCTGCAAGTAAGGTTTGTCCCCGTTAGTTTCTTTCCGCCCCCTACGCCTCTCCCAATTCATCCCCAACCAGAGCACATCACCGAGCCCTAACCCTAGCTTCTGCGATGtcgaccgccgccaccgccccgccgcctgccgcggcCCTCCCGGCAGCTCCCCCGCCGTCCTACCCCGCCACCTCCGCGCCCTccgcttccgcctccgccgccgaggacgacgacgacctctaTGGCCGCCTCAAGTCGCTCCAACGCCACATGGAGTTCGTCGAGATACAGGAGGAGTACGTCAAGGACGAGCAGAAGAACCTCAAGCGCGAGCTGCTGCGCGCGCAGGAGGAGGTCAAGCGGATCCAGTCCGTGCCGCTCGTGATCGGCCAGTTCATGGAGATGGTCGACGGCAACAACGGAATCGTGGGATCCACCACCGGGAGCAACTACTACGTGCGGATCCTGAGCACCATCAACCGCGAGCTGCTCAAGCCGTCGGCGTCCGTCGCGCTGCACCGCCACTCGAATGCGCTCGTCGACGTGCTGCCGCCCGAGGCGGACTCCAGCATCTCTCTGCTTGGGTCGTCGGAGAAGCCCAACGTCACTTATACGGTGCGATTTCTGCGGGAATTTTTCTGATCCTCTGGACCCTATGTTGATTTATTTGTTCTAGATCTGCACGTATTTTTTTCAAGTAGGAGTATACTTTGCATCCGGCAGATCTACTTCCACACATGAGATTCTTTATGAAGCCCGCTGGGATCAGTTTCCCAACATTTTACTGAGTAAATGTAGATGTTCTAATCTTTTTGGGCATTTTCTGCCAGTGCAATGGGGATTTGAATTTTGCTCTAGCAGTGTACAGTTTATTTCATAACTTTCCTTTTTTCAGCCTTTGAATTGAAGTAATATGGTTGGCCTTTTGTACTGTATGCACATAATTTGATTAGACATATATCTGCCTATTCTATCACTTGATCTAGTTTCAACAGGTCGTCAATCTCCTAACTTTGTTCcctgtttcatttttttgtagAGAATCATTTTAGCTGTTTAAAGTTAGCAAGATTCACTACGTCATCAATTTACTGATTGCTACTAACTATTTGCATAATGTGATACAATCTTGACATATTCTGAAGCTTATTTATTACTTATTGCATGCTATTCATACAATCtaagaataaaatatgtaacaaTTTCTCCTTTATGACTATTTTCAGGATATTGGAGGATGCGACATTCAAAAACAAGAAATCCGGGAGGCTGTTGAATTACCATTGACACATCATGAGCTTTACAAACAGATTGGTATTGATCCTCCAAGAGGTGTGCTTCTGTATGGCCCACCTGGTACTGGCAAAACTATGCTCGCCAAAGCTGTGGCACACCACACTACTGCTGCGTTTATCAGAGTTGTTGGTTCAGAGTTTGTGCAGAAGTACCTGGGTGAGGTATGTCATGACcagtttttatatgtattgatAGCTCACTCTTTACATCTTTTTCTCTGACAAATAACAAATCTAGTTGTATACTTATATGGTTCAACTGCCTAATGTTTGAACTTCTATGGCACTGAGCCACTGAATACATCAAGGAATGTGTCAGGGCTTAGTTAAGCTTCCTAGTTCTGCTCAAATGGTTTATCTGAATAGCCTATCTTTTTTAACCAAAGAATTATGGGGATCTTTGATAGTGCCAGAAATATATAGCTAATTGCCTACTCTGTGTGCGCATTTcaacatttcttttttttgtaattctGTTTACagctgtaaatattttttacaaacaaTTGTTTAggccaaaaaaaatgctccAAATTAAGTCTAGTCTTTGTGTCACATGCTCATTGCTCAATGATCTCAAGTTCTGCCTTTCTGTTTTGGATGGTTTGTTCAGGTCATTTCTGTCCTTAATTGGGATgtattcttttatttcatttgtttaGGGCCCTAGGATGGTTCGAGACGTATTCCGTTTGGCTAAGGAGAATGCCCCAGCTATCATATTCATTGATGAGGTTGATGCTATAGCGACTGCTCGTTTTGATGCTCAGACTGGTGCTGACCGAGAAGTTCAACGTATTCTTATGGAACTACTCAATCAGGTGAGATTTATTGTCTACTCAATCAGGTGAGATTTATTGTTGTAATGTCACTATAATTTGTTTAGAATCTTGTTCCTGTACTTGTATGGAGAAACCGAAAATATTCATTGCATGTTCAATTTCAAGAGCACCCATACCCATAGGTAAGTAGTTGAAGCTCAAGCCACTTGAAATATATGAAGTCAAACAAGGGAATTACAGAGACGGCGTTGAGAATATTGGATCAAACTTCTCAGATGCTTTTAGGTCAATGTATTTCTTACCATGAATTTTTGTAATGTCGAATGCAGATGGATGGATTTGACCAAACGGTGAATGTGAAGGTTATAATGGCAACCAACCGGGCGGACACCCTAGATCCTGCTTTGTTACGTCCAGGTAGATTGGACAGGAAAATCGAGTTCCCTCTTCCTGATCGCCGGCAAAAGAGGCTTGTTTTCCAAGtaagttttgtttttgcaaaatgtgCTTACTTCACAGCATATTACTGATTGATGGGGCTATTGTTCGATAGATCTTTATGTAGCTGAATGTATTGCAGGTTCAGTATTCTAGTTTTTTACTTGCATCCACTGTTATGAATTTATTGGTTTGTGACTTTAAATGAACTGTTATGTTTGTTTTTGCGACATTGTTTTTGGTTGCACAGACAATTCGTTGTGTTGCATTGGTTGGAGATAAATCAACTGTAGCATCTGATTGTACTCATTTTATGCTGTTTCCATATATTCTATGCAAGAGTAAAATTATTGTAGACTcaatatttgataatttggCTTGCCTTTAATTTGcataataagtttatattatattgttatgaatgatttttatttattctttagATTCTTTGTTTGCAATTCATCTGTTACTTTAAGATATTACTAATGAAGTTATTGGTTAGAACCTTTCTGATATTTGGTAATTGACCTCTCTATCTTCAGGTTTGTACTGCTAAAATGAACTTGAGTGATGAGGTTGATTTGGAAGATTATGTTTCCAGACCAGATAAAATTAGTGCCGCTGATGTGAGTATCATTCCATTTTGACCTTCATATCTCACAACATCATTTAGTCTGCATTTGTACCACTAGACCACAAATATAGGATTGCTCATTAATGGTTCATGGCTGAGTACAGTGTAGAAGCCAGAAGGTACTTTTAGTGCCATTGTAACTTCTGGCACATCTGTGtggtttaaacttttaatagcTTACTCCCTGCCCCTAATCCAGACAGTAAAATTGGAATACCTTTGTATGATACTAGAAGGTTTATTGTTATAAATATTGCACATACTTCCGCTACCACTAATGTAATAAGTCCTTGTCATCAGTTACCGCATCAGAGTTTCAGATTATTACTGTGCTCTGTATTTTGTCTTGTCATTACTCCAAATTTTAGGTTAACTAATTCCAAGATATAGTTgctttggcaaaaaaaaaagagtagatTTGGTAAATCTACAGAtagtttgaccaaattatcacaaaacttTAGATTTACGGTgttatttcacaaaactacatattgaACATAACAGATTTAAGGTAAAGTATCGTGAAActgcataattaaaaattaagttatcacaaaactacataattTAGAGATTAATTCGCTACCTTCATTGTCTTTCTTGAGTTCTAAATATTGTAATTTTGTCTTTCTTGAAatttattgtgttattttgtttttcagatTGCTGCTATCTGTCAGGAAGCTGGTATGCATGCCGTGCGTAAAAACCGGTATGTTATCCTTCCCAAGGACTTCGAGAAGGGTTACCGAACCAATGTCAAGAAGCCTGAGACTGACTTTGACTTCTACAAATGAGGCAACATCATTGTTAAACTGGATGCTTGTTTTCCTCCTTATTAACACTAAAGATGATTTCCTGGATAGTTGCCTCAGCAATATTAAGTTCATGTACCTAGAGGCTCATCGGTTCCCCAATCTGTTTTATCAGGTCTGTAATTTCATTTTGTGCTTGTACTTGCTGAAAAATAGAAAGGTTTGCACGTCAATCCTTTTGATGTCGTGAAACTGAACGTGTTTCCGTTATATGTTGGTTGCTATGCCTTCTCGGTTGACATTTGTTATCTGGTTAGACAATATGCGGTTTAGTCACGAGCCTCTAAACACAAACATCAAGATGCCACGTAAGAGGCCATCTGTACACAGTCTTCAAGGAGATTAGGTTGTTTAATTAATGGTTGAAATTGGTGTGTGGATGTGTTTAATGTGTTATCTCTTAATTCACGAGTTATTTAAATGGATAAAATTAAAGCCGACATTTACCTGTATTATAAAACTTACACCTAGCAAACCAAATGGATTTACTGGTTCTAGCTTCTGCTTTTGATAGAAACAGTAGAAAAGGCTGCTGATAATAGAAGTTTCTCAACTAGGCCCTACATATCAGATGGATGGAGGTTGCcgtaggccgcgttcgttgaGGTCtctgtaagttaacttaccctgggTAGGCCACGTTCGTTTGAGGTCtctgtaagttaacttaccccggcaacacagtaataaattagtatataattaattaattattaattattaaaaatataaaatagattagtataattttttaaaataacttttctataaatttttttttaattttaaaaaagtatatcgtttagtagtttggaaagcgtggAAAATGAATAGGTAAGTTAGCTGAACGTAACCTTACTCTAgtggaatagaaaaaatatatgggcTACCTTGTCTCGTGGGCACAGACGGCAATTCACGTAAAATGGCTGAAGCAGGTGTATTTGGGGCTGTCTTATCACCCTATCTTGCtgttcaatattaaatttgaggtagatttcttgatttttttagtaaacTTTACTTTTAagccttagcttttaatcactaagaatacatacaaaatttttatttataaattatttttcaattgcaATTATgtcttttgactttttctcAATAATgccaaacaaattttatttgacttttggatcATACAGATAAACTTTTGGAATAGGTGTATTTAACACTCACCTATGAAGGTTTATCTACTTAAACCCCTCACCTATGAAGGTTTGCCTATTTAAACCCCTCACCTATTAAACTACACTTTGTGTTTTATTTGAtaccattgacttttggatcaatgtttaactatttattgtATTCCAATTTTtcgtgcaaatatgcaaaatcatAATTTAGTCTTAAAGGTTCTTTcccaataaatcaaatcataacaaaataattaaaattatataattttttaataaggtaAAAGGTGATATACATAAAAGAGTATGTCTTTTATCACAAACTTTCAAACATCGTCTAAATAACCTGCTAGGGTAATTGGTTATTGCAGCGATTTGCTCCATTTGCGATGTAGCAgattaaacttgaaaaataaaatttttaaataataattctaCTAGGGTGTTGCAGTATACAGTAGTATTAGATCCTTAATTCCTTATAAGTTTTTACATTAGGAATGAACATTAATTAGCTACTAGTTGGCGCTCCGCGCCTTCCGCGGGTTTTGTAGTTTTCTCGTCAAACagaattaaagttttaaatggTTAGGTGTAACTCTacgtatatacaaaatatatgaaaatgtgTGGTTCATGTGGTGCTAGGGATGACAATTTTACCCATGGTACGGGTACTTGTGGGTACCCGACCCAATGGGTATGAgtataagtgtaattttttacCCGTGGGCATACCCGCTCGAGACACGAATACTAAATGGGTAGCGACCGGGTCTAATTTCTTACCCGTGGGTAACCCGTACCCGACccgatatatatacatgctgagcatataatttgattttggcCCATTAACCTTCTTTTAGCCCAATTAGCCCatataaataatcatatatatatatatatatatacatctattCCAattttctagggtttcccCTTTCCTTGCTCCCCATCTCTTCGGTTGCTGGCACTGATTGAGTAGCGGTAGCAGCGGGGTGGCcagcggcgagccggcgacggggcgactagcggcggccgacggcgtctgCGGGGTAGTCCAGGCAGCGTCGTCACGGCAGGGGCGAGGCGGCTAACTCTAGGCAGTAGGCTCcaagcggcggccggcggcgtctgCCGACGTCCATGGGGGAGTCCAGGCGATTGCGCCGCGACAGGGGTGGGGCGGCTACCTATAGGCAGCGGGCTCTAGGCGGTGGACTCTGGGCAGGGCGGCTAGTGGCGGCCGAGCGAGCGAgcaatggcggcggaggagcgggCAGCTGACGGGTACCCGCGAACCCATCGGGTATGGGGTATGGGTTACCCACGAATCATTTCGGGTATGGGTTGGGTACGTAAGTGTGGGTATTGGGTCGAGTATGTTTAATCTCTACCTGTACCCGACAcgacccattgccatccctatgTGGTGCTATGTGGTGTAGCACCGACCAATGGTTTGATTAGCTTTGATTAATAAACATGTGTTTTTGCGTTTGCTACACTAAAAGATTTATGAATGTTGTTATGCAAATTATTCTCTTTgagcatattttctttgtaCTTACTATGCATTATTATTTCACTTTATCTGTCATGGCTTGTTAAGTATAATGGTTGTGCTCAGTCTTGCAAATTCCCTTTTTCTCTCAGAGTCAGGAGTTGCGGCAGATGAAGATCCTTTGATGACTAGGTGAGTCGCTACACTTGAGGACTACCTATCAGTTGCTGCTCACTGTCTAGTTTAATTTTGCTGCATGTTTAAgtcttgttattttatttaattttaaagatgTTGGTCCTGTATCGGGATTTAAGACACAATAAAGTTCATAAATTGGTAAAATTTATGGGCATAACATTCCCTCGgccttctctttctttctttcttgttgcTACGTAgtatttcatttttaattttggcgGTGATGGAGTGAGCTACCAGAGCTAGATCCGGAGGCATAGACCCTCCTAGCTGCTAGATTTTTACCCGCAGCAAACATTAGCAACGAGGGTGGCGAACAGATCGCCTCATTTTGTCACATGCTTAGGtgttgtttagttctcaaatttttttttcaaaaatatcacatcgaatttttggacatctcaATAAAGCATTAGacataaataaaccaaaaaattaattgcatagttatggaagaaatcttgagacgaatcttttgagcctaattagcccatgattagccataagtgctacagtaaccaacatgtgctaatgacggattaattaggcttaaaagattcgtctcgcggtttctaggctagccgtgaaattcgttttttcattcgtgttcgaaacctcttccgatatccgatcaaacatttgacgtgacacttctcccaaaaattttctccatctGAACACCATGGCAAGGGCCTATTATATCCACTACTAGATCCCATGGGAACTAGTGCAAGCTTCCTCCTCGTAACGGATATCAATGGTGACAGAGGATGGAGGTCAGATGTATCAACAATCTTCGTACCACTGGTATCACGTACGGCCATACTCACAGGTGTTGGCAATGAGGTACAACGCCTATATGTACCAGGTCTAGCAGGTATCTATCAGACTTGATTCTCGCAGGCACTGCATGGTTGGTTGATACTACCTCTACCTGATAGCCATAGATCTGGTACCCCACATGCCGAGCAAGAACCATAGATAATGGCGACACGATGGTGGGTGAGGTTCCGCGGAAGGAAGCGCGTGATACCAATCAAGAAACATGTTGGTGGCTTCGACCAGCTGCGGCATCCCGGAGGATAGTTGTGTGGACGACTGGGTTTTTCACTTGTCGATTTCATTAATTCATCCTGGCACTTTAGCAGGCTCTCGTGCTCTAGTTGTTCTCTCtactatatgtttttttttaccaatccTTGTAGATCACTATTTGTTACGCATTTTGTTTGTAAAGTTCTTTATATTCTATGTATTGTATTAAATGTTGTACAAAAAGTTACTATGGTACCTTTAatgtataattataaaattaaagacTATTTAATTTGTGTTAATGCTACCTCCTAgactttattttaaatttacatttCTTCTGTgtatatctattattataaacttaaaagtaTGGAATATGCctactttcaaaattttctcaagATATTTTgcgtattttatatttgaggTATTAAATTTATGCCTCAAATATAGTCTTAGTCTAATACTAGTATTAGTCCCATTGCTAGTACTATACAATGCATATATTACATGTCACCTCTGTAGATGTAATCCTATATAGTTATTAGTGGGTGGATTTGTCTCACGTGTGGTTTTTCTCTCCACCTTGGAGGGgattttttatgttaaatCTTGTCTCTTTTGATCTATTTGTCGGCTGCCCGTTCCACCGTtttgttaattgatttggttgGAGAGAACAAATTTTGGCGTATTGTCCAATCGTCGGTTCAATTTCTGCCAccaataattttttgttcttgttgATTTGCCGAGATCAGCAGCAGGGAAGTGGGCAGATCAACAACAGCTTTATA is part of the Oryza brachyantha chromosome 2, ObraRS2, whole genome shotgun sequence genome and encodes:
- the LOC102716008 gene encoding 26S proteasome regulatory subunit 6B homolog, giving the protein MSTAATAPPPAAALPAAPPPSYPATSAPSASASAAEDDDDLYGRLKSLQRHMEFVEIQEEYVKDEQKNLKRELLRAQEEVKRIQSVPLVIGQFMEMVDGNNGIVGSTTGSNYYVRILSTINRELLKPSASVALHRHSNALVDVLPPEADSSISLLGSSEKPNVTYTDIGGCDIQKQEIREAVELPLTHHELYKQIGIDPPRGVLLYGPPGTGKTMLAKAVAHHTTAAFIRVVGSEFVQKYLGEGPRMVRDVFRLAKENAPAIIFIDEVDAIATARFDAQTGADREVQRILMELLNQMDGFDQTVNVKVIMATNRADTLDPALLRPGRLDRKIEFPLPDRRQKRLVFQVCTAKMNLSDEVDLEDYVSRPDKISAADIAAICQEAGMHAVRKNRYVILPKDFEKGYRTNVKKPETDFDFYK